The [Flavobacterium] thermophilum genome has a segment encoding these proteins:
- the tal gene encoding Transaldolase: MKFFIDTANLEEIKHAHELGILAGVTTNPSLVAKENVSFHDRLREITSIVSGSVSAEVISTDAAGMIEEGEELAKIAPNITIKVPMTPEGLKAVKTFSEKGIKTNVTLVFTANQALLAARAGATYVSPFLGRLDDIGHNGLELISTIADIFNIHGIETEIIAASIRHPHHVTEAALRGAHIATVPYKVLMQLFHHPLTDQGIEKFLADWNRQQ, encoded by the coding sequence GTGAAATTTTTCATTGATACCGCCAATTTGGAAGAAATTAAACACGCCCATGAGCTCGGCATTTTGGCCGGCGTCACGACCAACCCGAGCTTAGTGGCGAAAGAAAACGTTTCGTTCCATGACCGGCTGCGCGAAATTACATCCATCGTCTCCGGTTCGGTGAGCGCCGAGGTCATTTCGACCGATGCGGCCGGCATGATTGAGGAAGGAGAAGAGCTGGCGAAAATCGCTCCGAACATTACCATTAAAGTGCCGATGACGCCGGAAGGGTTAAAAGCGGTAAAAACGTTCAGCGAAAAAGGCATTAAAACGAATGTGACGCTCGTGTTTACCGCCAACCAGGCGCTATTGGCGGCGCGCGCCGGCGCGACATACGTTTCTCCGTTCCTCGGCCGCCTCGATGACATCGGCCATAATGGCTTAGAGCTCATTTCCACGATTGCGGACATTTTCAACATTCACGGCATCGAAACGGAAATCATCGCAGCTTCGATCCGCCACCCGCACCATGTGACGGAAGCAGCGTTGCGCGGGGCGCACATCGCCACCGTCCCGTACAAAGTGCTGATGCAATTGTTCCACCATCCGCTCACCGATCAAGGAATCGAGAAGTTTCTTGCCGACTGGAATCGGCAACAATGA
- the murAB gene encoding UDP-N-acetylglucosamine 1-carboxyvinyltransferase 2 has translation MDKIKIIGGDRLQGTIKVSGAKNSAVALIPAAILAESPVTIEGLPDISDVRILGSLIEEIGGSFSFDGKEAVIDPTNMVSMPLPNGKVKKLRASYYLMGAMLGRFKKAVVGLPGGCHLGPRPIDQHIKGFEALGATVTNEQGAIYLRAEELRGARIFLDVVSVGATINIMLAAVRAKGRTIIENAAKEPEIIDVATLLSNMGAKIKGAGTDVIRIDGVEKLSGCRHAIIPDRIEAGTYMIAAAAMGNEVVVDNVIPQHVESLTAKLREMGVRVETGEDQILVCGSDVLKAVDVKTLVYPGFPTDLQQPFTALLTKANGTSIVTDTIYSARFKHVDELRRMNANVKVEGRSAIVTGPVQLQGAKVKASDLRAGAALVIAGLMADGVTEITGVEHIDRGYSGLVEKLSALGAAIWREKMTDEEIEQVKNV, from the coding sequence ATGGATAAAATCAAAATCATCGGCGGGGATCGGCTGCAGGGAACAATCAAAGTGAGCGGTGCGAAAAACAGCGCGGTCGCCTTGATTCCGGCAGCGATTTTGGCCGAGTCGCCGGTGACGATCGAAGGATTGCCGGACATTTCCGATGTGCGCATTTTAGGAAGCTTGATCGAAGAAATCGGTGGTTCGTTTTCATTTGACGGCAAGGAGGCGGTCATCGACCCGACGAACATGGTTTCCATGCCGCTTCCGAACGGAAAGGTGAAAAAGCTGCGCGCTTCATACTATTTGATGGGCGCGATGCTCGGACGCTTCAAAAAAGCGGTCGTCGGCCTGCCGGGCGGCTGCCACCTCGGACCGCGCCCGATCGATCAGCACATTAAAGGGTTTGAAGCGCTCGGCGCCACCGTCACGAACGAGCAGGGCGCCATCTATTTGCGCGCTGAGGAGCTTCGCGGAGCCCGCATTTTTTTGGACGTCGTCAGCGTCGGCGCGACGATCAACATCATGCTGGCGGCGGTGCGCGCCAAAGGGCGGACGATTATCGAAAACGCGGCAAAAGAGCCGGAAATCATTGATGTGGCGACGCTGCTCTCCAACATGGGCGCGAAAATTAAAGGCGCAGGCACCGATGTCATCCGCATCGACGGCGTCGAAAAATTATCGGGCTGCCGCCACGCCATCATTCCGGACCGGATTGAAGCCGGCACGTACATGATTGCCGCTGCAGCGATGGGCAATGAAGTCGTCGTCGACAACGTCATCCCGCAGCACGTCGAATCGCTGACGGCCAAACTGCGCGAAATGGGCGTGCGCGTCGAGACGGGAGAAGACCAAATTCTCGTCTGCGGCTCTGATGTTTTGAAAGCGGTTGACGTCAAGACGCTCGTCTACCCCGGTTTCCCAACCGATTTGCAGCAGCCGTTTACCGCCTTATTGACAAAAGCGAACGGCACAAGCATCGTCACGGATACCATTTACAGCGCCCGCTTCAAACACGTCGATGAGCTGCGGCGCATGAACGCCAACGTAAAAGTGGAAGGCCGCTCGGCCATTGTCACCGGCCCGGTCCAATTGCAAGGGGCGAAAGTGAAGGCGAGCGATTTGCGCGCCGGGGCCGCGCTTGTGATTGCCGGACTGATGGCTGATGGGGTGACGGAAATTACCGGCGTCGAGCATATCGACCGCGGCTACAGCGGCTTAGTCGAGAAGCTGTCCGCACTCGGCGCCGCCATTTGGCGCGAAAAAATGACGGATGAAGAAATCGAGCAAGTGAAAAATGTTTGA
- the glpX gene encoding Fructose-1,6-bisphosphatase class 2: protein MERSLSMELVRVTEAAALAAARWMGRGKKNEADEAATSAMRDVFDTVPMKGTVVIGEGEMDEAPMLYIGEKLGNGYGPRVDVAVDPLEGTNIVASGGWNALAVVAVADHGHLLHAPDMYMEKIAVGPEAVGMIDIEAPIIDNLKAVAKAKNKDIEDVVAIVLNRPRHERLIQELREAGARIKLINDGDVAAAINTAFDHTGVDILFGSGGAPEGVLAAVALKCLGGELQGKLLPQNEAELERCKKMGIDVNKVLRMDDLVKGDDAIFAATGVTDGELLRGVQLKGAYGLTHSVVMRAKSGTVRFIEGRHSLKKKPNLVIK, encoded by the coding sequence ATGGAACGAAGCTTATCGATGGAACTCGTGCGCGTGACCGAGGCGGCGGCGCTCGCCGCCGCCCGCTGGATGGGTCGCGGGAAAAAAAATGAAGCTGATGAGGCCGCTACTTCAGCGATGCGCGATGTGTTTGACACCGTGCCGATGAAAGGGACGGTCGTCATCGGCGAAGGGGAGATGGACGAAGCGCCGATGCTGTATATCGGGGAGAAGCTCGGCAACGGCTACGGCCCGCGCGTTGACGTCGCCGTTGACCCGCTCGAAGGTACGAACATCGTCGCGTCCGGGGGCTGGAACGCCTTGGCGGTCGTCGCGGTCGCCGACCACGGCCATTTGCTTCATGCGCCCGATATGTACATGGAGAAAATCGCGGTCGGCCCGGAAGCGGTCGGCATGATTGATATTGAGGCGCCGATCATCGACAATTTAAAAGCGGTGGCGAAGGCGAAAAATAAGGATATTGAAGACGTCGTCGCCATCGTCCTCAACCGTCCGCGCCATGAGCGGCTCATCCAAGAACTGCGCGAAGCCGGTGCGCGCATTAAGCTGATTAATGACGGTGACGTCGCCGCCGCCATTAACACGGCGTTCGACCATACCGGCGTCGACATTTTGTTCGGCTCCGGCGGTGCGCCGGAAGGAGTGCTCGCGGCGGTTGCGTTAAAATGCCTCGGCGGCGAGCTGCAAGGAAAACTGCTGCCGCAAAACGAGGCCGAGCTCGAGCGCTGCAAGAAAATGGGCATTGACGTCAACAAAGTGCTGCGCATGGACGACCTGGTGAAAGGGGACGACGCCATTTTTGCCGCCACCGGCGTCACGGACGGCGAACTGTTGCGCGGCGTTCAGCTCAAGGGGGCGTACGGCCTCACCCACTCGGTCGTCATGCGCGCCAAATCCGGCACCGTCCGCTTTATCGAAGGGCGGCACAGCTTGAAGAAAAAACCGAATTTGGTCATTAAGTGA
- the scpA_3 gene encoding Methylmalonyl-CoA mutase, with amino-acid sequence MAHIYRPKHHVRFVTASSLFDGHDASINIMRRILQASGAEVIHLGHNRSVEEIVNAAIQEDVQGIAVSSYQGGHMEFFKYMYDLLQERGASHIRIYGGGGGVIIPREIKELHEYGIARIFSPEDGRRLGLQGMINVMLEECDFPTVTAVTDEIERLASGDVQAVARLITLCEYRAEATDEAAAAAEAAIAQVKTMEKRVPVLGITGTGGAGKSSLTDELVRRFLNEIPDIKIAILSVDPTKQKTGGALLGDRIRMNAIHSPRVYMRSLATRHSRSELSPAIRDAISVVKAAGFDLVIVETSGIGQGDAAITEVCDVSMYVMTSEFGAPTQLEKIDMIDYADLIAINKFERKGSEDAKRQVQKQYQRSHQLFDRDLSEMPVYGTIASQFNDPGTNTLFVALVDTINRKTGTNWKTNLKTVANVEKHNVIIPNERRYYLREIAETVRSYHRRAEQQVEVARRLFQIEGAIEAAKERDEAEDVIRALETLKADYEAKLTPESKRILATWEETKAKYAAKTLVTKVRDKEIVTELTTKTLSGLDIPKVVLPKFKDYGEILRWVYKENVPGSFPYTAGVFPFKRQGEDPKRQFAGEGTPERTNRRFHYLCKEDKAKRLSTAFDSVTLYGEDPDYRPDIFGKVGESGVSVCTLDDMKKLYKGFDLCDPLTSVSMTINGPAPILLAMFMNTAIDQQVEKKEAELGRPFTPEEYEQVKAYTLQTVRGTVQADILKEDQGQNTCIFSTDFALKMMGDIQEYFIKHRVRNYYSVSISGYHIAEAGANPITQLAFTLANGFTYVEYYLSRGMHIDDFAPNLSFFFSNGLDPEYSVIGRVARRIWAVVMREKYGANERSQKLKYHIQTSGRSLHAQEIDFNDIRTTLQALLAIYDNCNSLHTNAYDEAITTPTEESVRRAMAIQLIITKEFGLAKNENPLQGSFIIEELTDLVEEAVLQEFERLNDRGGVLGAMETQYQRGKIQDESLYYETKKHSGELPIIGVNTFLNPNPPSEEELNNIQLARATYEEKETQIRNLREFQERNKDKAGPALERLKQVATSGGNIFEELMETVKVASLGQITRALYEVGGQYRRNM; translated from the coding sequence TCACGTCCGCTTTGTGACTGCATCGAGCTTGTTTGACGGCCATGACGCCTCAATCAACATTATGCGCCGCATTTTGCAGGCGAGCGGCGCCGAGGTCATCCATTTGGGCCATAACCGTTCGGTCGAAGAAATCGTCAACGCCGCCATTCAAGAAGACGTGCAAGGCATTGCCGTCTCCTCGTACCAAGGCGGGCATATGGAGTTTTTTAAATATATGTATGACCTGCTTCAAGAGCGGGGCGCATCCCATATCCGCATTTACGGCGGCGGGGGCGGCGTCATCATCCCGCGCGAAATCAAGGAGCTGCACGAGTATGGCATCGCCCGCATTTTTTCGCCGGAAGACGGACGGCGTCTCGGCCTGCAAGGAATGATTAACGTCATGCTTGAAGAATGCGATTTTCCGACCGTCACGGCGGTGACCGATGAAATCGAGCGGCTGGCATCCGGCGATGTGCAAGCGGTCGCCCGGCTCATTACGCTGTGCGAGTACCGCGCCGAGGCGACGGATGAGGCGGCGGCCGCCGCTGAAGCAGCGATTGCGCAAGTGAAGACGATGGAAAAGCGTGTGCCGGTCCTCGGCATCACCGGCACGGGCGGGGCGGGGAAAAGTTCGCTCACCGATGAGCTCGTGCGCCGCTTTTTAAATGAAATTCCGGATATCAAAATCGCCATTTTGTCCGTCGACCCGACGAAACAAAAAACGGGCGGGGCGCTGTTAGGCGACCGGATCCGGATGAATGCCATCCATTCGCCGCGCGTCTATATGCGGAGCCTTGCGACGCGCCATTCCCGCTCTGAGCTGTCGCCGGCGATCCGCGACGCCATTTCGGTCGTCAAAGCGGCTGGTTTTGATCTCGTCATTGTCGAAACGAGCGGGATCGGCCAGGGCGATGCCGCCATTACCGAAGTATGCGACGTTTCGATGTATGTGATGACAAGCGAATTCGGAGCGCCAACGCAGCTTGAGAAAATCGATATGATCGATTACGCCGATTTGATCGCCATTAACAAGTTTGAACGCAAAGGCTCGGAAGATGCAAAACGGCAAGTGCAGAAGCAGTATCAACGAAGCCATCAGCTGTTTGACCGCGATCTATCGGAAATGCCGGTATACGGCACGATCGCCAGCCAGTTTAACGACCCGGGCACGAATACGCTTTTTGTCGCACTTGTCGATACGATCAACCGGAAAACGGGAACGAACTGGAAGACGAATTTGAAAACCGTTGCCAACGTTGAAAAGCATAACGTCATCATCCCGAATGAGCGCCGCTACTATTTGCGCGAAATCGCGGAGACGGTCCGCTCGTACCACCGCCGCGCCGAGCAGCAAGTCGAGGTGGCCCGACGCCTCTTCCAAATCGAAGGGGCCATCGAAGCGGCGAAGGAACGGGACGAAGCTGAAGACGTGATCCGCGCGCTCGAAACGCTCAAAGCCGATTACGAAGCGAAGCTGACGCCCGAATCGAAGCGCATTTTGGCGACATGGGAAGAGACGAAAGCGAAATATGCGGCGAAGACACTCGTGACAAAAGTGCGGGACAAAGAAATTGTCACCGAACTGACGACGAAAACGTTGTCCGGTTTGGACATTCCGAAAGTCGTCTTGCCGAAATTCAAAGACTACGGGGAAATTTTGCGCTGGGTGTATAAAGAAAACGTCCCCGGCTCGTTCCCGTATACAGCCGGCGTCTTCCCGTTCAAGCGCCAAGGCGAAGACCCGAAACGGCAATTTGCGGGCGAAGGGACGCCGGAGCGCACAAACCGCCGCTTCCACTATTTGTGCAAAGAAGACAAAGCGAAACGGCTCAGCACGGCGTTTGACTCGGTGACGCTTTACGGCGAAGACCCGGACTACCGGCCGGACATTTTCGGCAAGGTCGGCGAAAGCGGCGTCAGCGTTTGTACGCTCGATGACATGAAAAAACTGTACAAAGGATTTGACTTGTGCGATCCGCTCACCTCGGTGTCGATGACGATCAACGGCCCGGCCCCGATTTTGCTGGCGATGTTTATGAACACGGCGATTGACCAGCAAGTCGAGAAAAAAGAGGCCGAGCTTGGCCGCCCGTTCACGCCGGAAGAGTACGAACAAGTGAAAGCGTATACGCTGCAAACGGTGCGCGGCACGGTGCAAGCCGATATTTTAAAAGAAGACCAAGGGCAAAATACGTGCATTTTCTCAACCGACTTTGCCTTGAAAATGATGGGCGACATTCAAGAGTATTTCATCAAGCACCGCGTCCGCAACTACTACTCGGTGTCGATCTCCGGCTACCATATCGCCGAAGCCGGCGCCAACCCGATTACGCAACTGGCGTTTACGCTTGCGAACGGCTTTACGTATGTCGAGTATTACTTGAGCCGCGGCATGCACATTGACGATTTTGCGCCGAACTTGTCGTTTTTCTTCAGCAACGGCCTCGATCCGGAATATTCGGTCATCGGCCGCGTTGCGCGCCGCATTTGGGCGGTCGTCATGCGCGAAAAATACGGCGCCAACGAACGAAGCCAAAAACTGAAATACCATATTCAAACGTCCGGCCGTTCGCTGCACGCGCAAGAGATTGACTTTAACGACATTCGCACGACGCTGCAGGCGCTGTTGGCGATTTACGACAACTGCAACTCGCTGCACACGAACGCCTATGACGAAGCGATCACCACACCGACCGAGGAGTCGGTCCGGCGGGCGATGGCGATCCAGCTCATTATTACAAAAGAGTTTGGCTTGGCGAAAAACGAAAATCCGCTTCAAGGGTCGTTCATTATCGAAGAGCTGACCGACCTAGTGGAAGAAGCGGTGCTGCAAGAGTTCGAACGGTTGAACGACCGCGGCGGCGTGCTCGGGGCGATGGAGACGCAATATCAGCGCGGCAAAATTCAAGACGAGTCGCTTTATTACGAAACGAAAAAACATAGCGGCGAGCTGCCGATCATCGGCGTCAATACGTTCTTAAACCCGAATCCGCCGTCAGAGGAGGAGCTGAACAACATCCAGCTCGCCCGGGCGACGTATGAAGAAAAAGAGACGCAAATCCGCAATTTGCGCGAATTCCAAGAGCGGAATAAAGACAAAGCCGGTCCAGCGCTCGAACGGCTGAAGCAAGTGGCGACAAGCGGCGGCAACATTTTCGAAGAATTGATGGAAACCGTGAAAGTCGCCAGCCTCGGGCAAATCACCCGCGCCTTGTACGAAGTCGGCGGGCAATACCGGCGGAATATGTAG
- the fbaA gene encoding Probable fructose-bisphosphate aldolase, with the protein MPLVSMKEMLNEALRGKYAVGQFNINNLEWTQAILAAAEEEKSPVILGVSEGAARYMGGFKTVVNMVKGLMEDMNITVPVAIHLDHGSSFEKCKAAIDAGFTSVMIDASHHPFEENVRITSQVVEYAHARGVSVEAELGIVGGQEDDVIGEGVIYADPKECEELVKRTGIDCLAPALGSVHGPYKGEPKLGFAEMEKIRDLTGIPLVLHGGTGIPTEQIQRAISLGTSKINVNTENQIAFTKVVRELLAKDPNVYDPRKIIGPGRDAIKATVIGKMREFGSSGKAAQ; encoded by the coding sequence ATGCCGTTAGTATCAATGAAAGAGATGTTGAACGAGGCGCTGCGCGGCAAATATGCGGTCGGCCAATTCAACATCAACAACTTGGAATGGACGCAAGCGATTTTAGCGGCCGCCGAAGAAGAAAAATCACCGGTCATTCTCGGCGTCTCCGAAGGGGCGGCCCGTTACATGGGCGGGTTTAAAACGGTCGTCAACATGGTAAAAGGCTTAATGGAAGACATGAACATCACCGTTCCGGTCGCCATCCATCTTGACCATGGTTCGAGCTTTGAAAAATGCAAAGCGGCGATCGATGCTGGGTTCACCTCGGTCATGATTGACGCCTCCCATCATCCGTTTGAGGAAAACGTCCGCATTACCTCACAAGTCGTAGAGTACGCCCATGCGCGCGGCGTCTCGGTTGAAGCCGAGCTCGGCATTGTCGGCGGGCAGGAAGATGACGTCATCGGCGAAGGCGTCATTTACGCCGATCCGAAAGAATGTGAAGAACTTGTCAAACGGACAGGCATCGACTGCCTTGCTCCGGCGCTCGGTTCGGTGCACGGCCCGTACAAAGGGGAGCCGAAGCTCGGGTTTGCCGAAATGGAGAAAATCCGCGATTTGACCGGCATTCCGCTCGTTTTGCACGGCGGCACCGGCATTCCAACTGAACAAATTCAGCGCGCCATTTCCCTTGGCACATCGAAAATCAACGTCAATACGGAAAACCAAATCGCCTTTACCAAAGTGGTCCGTGAACTGCTTGCCAAAGACCCGAACGTCTACGATCCGCGCAAAATTATCGGTCCGGGCCGCGACGCGATCAAAGCGACGGTCATCGGCAAAATGCGCGAATTCGGCTCGTCCGGAAAAGCGGCGCAATAA
- the pyrG gene encoding CTP synthase yields the protein MTKYIFVTGGVVSSLGKGITAASLGRLLKNRGLNVTIQKFDPYINVDPGTMSPYQHGEVFVTDDGAETDLDLGHYERFIDINLNKYSNVTTGKIYSAVIRKERRGDYLGGTVQVIPHITNEIKERVFRAGRETNADVVITEIGGTVGDIESLPFLEAIRQIKSDVGRENVMYIHCTLVPYIKAAGEMKTKPTQHSVKELRSLGIQPNVIVVRTEMPMPQEMKDKIALFCDIDPKAVIECRDADTLYAVPLMLQEQKLDQIVCEHLRLNCREADMTEWKALVEKVRNLSKTTKIALVGKYVELPDAYISVVEALRHAGYAFDTDIEIQWVNAEHVTRDNVAELLKDADGILVPGGFGDRGVEGKIEAIRYAREQRVPFLGICLGMQLASIEFARHVVGLSGAHSSEFDPNTPHPIIDLLPEQKDVEDLGGTLRLGLYPCKLQEGTLAYAAYGDEVIYERHRHRYEFNNQYRHLLEEHGFVFSGTSPDGRLVEIIELKDHPWFVAAQFHPEFTSRPTRPQPLFREFVKAALQSKEGYAALGKGTV from the coding sequence ATGACGAAATACATTTTTGTGACGGGCGGTGTCGTTTCTTCGCTCGGGAAAGGAATCACAGCTGCGTCGCTCGGGCGGCTCTTGAAAAATCGCGGCCTGAACGTGACGATTCAAAAGTTCGACCCGTACATTAACGTCGACCCGGGAACGATGAGCCCGTATCAGCACGGCGAAGTGTTCGTCACCGATGACGGCGCGGAAACGGATTTGGACTTAGGCCATTATGAGCGGTTCATCGATATTAATTTGAACAAATACAGCAACGTCACGACCGGGAAAATCTACTCCGCCGTCATCCGCAAAGAGCGGCGCGGCGATTACCTCGGCGGCACGGTGCAAGTCATTCCGCACATCACGAACGAAATCAAAGAGCGCGTCTTCCGCGCCGGCCGGGAAACGAACGCCGATGTCGTCATTACGGAAATCGGCGGCACGGTCGGCGACATTGAATCGTTGCCGTTTTTGGAAGCCATCCGCCAAATCAAAAGCGACGTCGGCCGCGAAAATGTCATGTACATTCATTGCACGCTTGTGCCATACATCAAGGCAGCCGGGGAAATGAAAACGAAGCCGACGCAGCACAGCGTGAAAGAACTGCGCAGCCTCGGCATCCAGCCGAACGTCATCGTCGTCCGTACAGAAATGCCGATGCCGCAAGAGATGAAAGACAAAATCGCTCTCTTTTGCGACATCGACCCGAAGGCAGTCATTGAGTGCCGCGATGCGGACACGCTCTATGCGGTGCCGCTTATGCTTCAAGAACAAAAACTGGACCAAATCGTGTGCGAACATTTGCGCCTCAACTGCCGTGAAGCAGATATGACGGAGTGGAAAGCGCTCGTCGAGAAAGTGCGAAACTTGTCGAAAACGACGAAAATCGCCCTCGTCGGCAAGTATGTTGAACTGCCGGACGCCTACATTTCGGTCGTCGAGGCCCTTCGCCATGCCGGCTATGCATTTGATACGGACATTGAGATCCAATGGGTGAATGCGGAGCACGTCACGCGCGACAATGTGGCGGAGTTGTTGAAAGACGCGGACGGCATTTTGGTTCCGGGCGGGTTTGGCGACCGCGGCGTGGAAGGGAAAATCGAGGCGATCCGCTACGCCCGCGAGCAGCGCGTGCCGTTTTTGGGCATTTGCTTAGGAATGCAGCTCGCCTCGATTGAATTTGCCCGCCATGTTGTCGGGTTGTCTGGCGCCCATTCGTCCGAGTTTGACCCGAATACGCCGCATCCGATCATCGACTTGCTTCCAGAGCAAAAGGATGTCGAAGATTTAGGCGGCACGCTTCGCCTCGGCCTGTATCCGTGCAAGCTGCAGGAAGGAACGCTCGCCTACGCTGCGTACGGCGATGAAGTCATTTACGAACGCCATCGCCATCGGTATGAATTCAACAATCAATACCGCCATCTATTAGAAGAGCATGGCTTCGTCTTCTCCGGCACGAGCCCGGATGGACGGCTTGTGGAAATCATCGAGCTGAAAGACCATCCGTGGTTTGTCGCCGCGCAGTTCCATCCTGAATTCACCTCGCGCCCGACGCGGCCGCAGCCGCTCTTCCGCGAGTTTGTCAAAGCGGCGCTGCAATCAAAAGAAGGATATGCCGCCCTAGGCAAGGGGACGGTATAG
- a CDS encoding Protein of uncharacterised function (DUF2529) has product MKILATQTIGLLQKIAADEEWALEDGARLLAQAVVGDGRIWLYGAGELDAVVTAALLGPDRLPKAARIESREAGDWNETDRALVFARFSNDNEAIRLVEQLQGHGVDTVAVSALVKDEPGLAELAAVHIDSKLSRPLVPTEDGRRIAMPTVTAASFIYYGLVVLLDDILQEYA; this is encoded by the coding sequence ATGAAAATTTTGGCGACGCAAACGATCGGGTTGCTGCAAAAAATCGCGGCGGACGAGGAGTGGGCGCTTGAGGACGGGGCGCGCCTGCTCGCCCAGGCGGTCGTCGGCGACGGGCGCATCTGGCTGTACGGAGCAGGCGAATTGGACGCGGTTGTCACCGCCGCGCTTCTCGGTCCGGATCGGCTGCCAAAGGCGGCGCGCATCGAATCAAGGGAAGCGGGCGATTGGAACGAAACGGACCGGGCGCTCGTATTCGCCCGTTTTTCCAACGACAACGAAGCGATCCGCCTCGTGGAACAGCTGCAGGGGCACGGCGTTGATACGGTCGCCGTCTCAGCGCTCGTCAAAGACGAGCCGGGCTTGGCGGAGCTGGCCGCTGTCCATATCGACAGCAAACTGTCCCGCCCGCTCGTGCCGACGGAAGACGGACGCCGCATCGCCATGCCGACCGTGACCGCCGCTTCGTTCATCTACTATGGGCTTGTCGTGTTGCTTGATGACATTTTGCAAGAATATGCCTAA
- the rpoE_2 gene encoding RNAP delta factor: MSLQQQYSPEELQEMSFVELANLILLDKREALPFDQIVREAAALTGMAEDDIAARLAQYYTDLNIDGRFICVGENVWGLRAWYPFDQTEDETVTIVKPKKKKKALDDEYDDYEELLDEEDLDYDDLGDYDEEELELDDEELLEDEEFDLDEDVAFDDEDILDDEPFDLDDEPLDEELDLEEAEEDE; the protein is encoded by the coding sequence TTGAGCCTGCAGCAGCAATACTCGCCAGAGGAATTGCAGGAGATGTCGTTCGTCGAACTGGCGAACCTCATTTTGCTTGACAAGCGCGAGGCGCTGCCGTTCGACCAAATCGTCCGCGAAGCCGCGGCATTAACCGGCATGGCGGAAGACGACATCGCCGCGCGGCTTGCCCAATATTATACCGATTTAAACATCGACGGGCGGTTTATTTGCGTTGGGGAAAACGTCTGGGGGCTGCGTGCGTGGTATCCGTTTGACCAGACGGAAGACGAAACGGTGACGATCGTCAAGCCGAAGAAGAAGAAAAAAGCGCTTGATGATGAATACGATGATTACGAAGAGCTGCTTGACGAAGAGGATCTCGATTACGACGATCTTGGTGACTACGATGAGGAAGAGCTCGAGCTTGACGACGAAGAGCTGCTCGAAGACGAGGAATTCGATCTGGACGAAGACGTTGCTTTTGACGATGAGGACATTCTCGACGACGAACCGTTTGATTTGGACGATGAACCGCTTGACGAAGAGCTGGATCTCGAGGAAGCGGAGGAAGACGAATAA
- the spo0F gene encoding Sporulation initiation phosphotransferase F — translation MGNKILIVDDQYGIRILLNEVFQREGYVTYQAANGMQALEIVRKHHPDLVLLDMKIPGMDGIEILKRLKDIDPDIKVIIMTAYGELDMIQETKELGALMHFAKPFDIDDLRAAVKSHLSS, via the coding sequence GTGGGCAACAAAATTTTAATCGTCGACGACCAGTACGGCATCCGCATCTTGTTAAATGAAGTGTTTCAGCGGGAAGGGTACGTGACTTATCAGGCGGCCAACGGCATGCAGGCGTTGGAAATCGTTCGCAAACACCATCCCGACCTCGTGCTTCTCGATATGAAAATTCCCGGCATGGACGGCATTGAAATTTTAAAGCGGCTCAAAGACATCGACCCGGACATCAAAGTGATCATTATGACCGCGTACGGCGAGCTGGATATGATTCAGGAAACGAAAGAGCTTGGGGCGCTCATGCATTTTGCCAAGCCATTTGACATCGACGACTTGCGCGCCGCCGTCAAAAGCCATCTTTCTTCGTAA